In Procambarus clarkii isolate CNS0578487 chromosome 13, FALCON_Pclarkii_2.0, whole genome shotgun sequence, the following are encoded in one genomic region:
- the Tim8 gene encoding mitochondrial import inner membrane translocase subunit Tim8, with protein MGWFFGDGSSESTSESPSTAPFDSNFSSSSSDSGFSSSFDSGSSNFGDSFSSPGAGFDSGSGGSIGGGKDAELQSFLMLEQQKAQMQSMIHKMNDICWETCVGAPGSKLDSRTETCISNCVDRFIDSTLFITNRFAQLLSKSGAM; from the exons ATGGGCTGGTTCTTCGGTGATGGTTCCTCAGAGTCGACCTCGGAGTCGCCCTCCACCGCCCCCTTCGACTCCAACTTCTCCTCCTCGTCCTCGGACTCCGGGTTTTCCTCCAGTTTTGACTCTGGGTCGTCAAATTTTGGTGACTCGTTTAGTTCACCGGGCGCTG GTTTTgacagtggcagtggtggaagCATCGGTGGGGGGAAGGATGCAGAACTGCAGTCCTTTCTCATGCTTGAACAACAGAAGGCACAAATGCAGTCAATG ATCCACAAGATGAACGACATTTGCTGGGAAACTTGTGTTGGTGCTCCTGGAAGTAAACTGGACTCGCGCACAGAGACTTGTATTTCTAATTGTGTCGACCGCTTCATCGACTccactctcttcatcaccaatcgCTTCGCCCAACTCCTTTCAAAATCAGGGGCCATGTGA